In one Agelaius phoeniceus isolate bAgePho1 chromosome 21, bAgePho1.hap1, whole genome shotgun sequence genomic region, the following are encoded:
- the RPL35 gene encoding large ribosomal subunit protein uL29: protein MAKIKARDLRGKKKEELLKQLEDLKVELSQLRVAKVTGGAASKLSKIRVVRKSIARVLTVINQTQKENLRKFYKGKKYKPLDLRPKKTRAMRRRLNKHEENLKTKKQQRKERLYPARKFAIKA from the exons ATG GCCAAGATCAAGGCCCGAGACCTGCGcgggaagaagaaggaggagctGTTGAAGCAGCTGGAGGATCTGAAGGTGGAGCTGTCGCAGCTGCGCGTGGCCAAAGTGACCGGCGGGGCCGCGTCCAAGCTGTCCAAGAT CCGAGTGGTGCGCAAATCCATTGCCAGGGTGTTGACTGTCATCAACCAGACGCAGAAGGAGAACTTGAGGAAGTTCTACAAG GGCAAGAAGTACAAGCCCCTGGATCTGCGGCCCAAGAAGACGCGGGCCATGCGGCGCAGGCTCAACAAGCACGAGGAGAACCTGAAGACCAAGAAGCAGCAGCGAAAGGAACGTTTATACCCGGCCCGGAAATTCGCCATCAAGGCATAG
- the SCAI gene encoding protein SCAI isoform X1 — MSSGGAEDDIPQAERKTVTDFCYLLDKSKQLFNGLRDLPQYGQKQWQSYFGRTFDVYTKLWKFQQQHRQVLDNRYGLKRWQIGEIASKIGQLYYHYYLRTSETSYLNEAFSFYSAIRQRSYYSQVNKEDRPELVVKKLRYYARFIVVCLLLNKMDVVKDLVKELSDEIEDYTHRFNTEDQVEWNLVLQEVAAFIEADPVMVLNDDNTIVITSNRLSETGAPLLEQGMIVGQLALADALIIGNCNNQVKFSELTIDMFRMLQALEREPMNLASQMNKPGMQESTEKPARRENPHKYLLYKPTFSQLYTFLAASFKELPANSVLLIYLSATGVFPSGRSDSEGPYDFGGVLTNSNRDIINGDALHKRNQAYKEMHCLHPGDLYPFTRKPLFIIVDSSNSVAYKNFTNLFGQPLVCLLSPTAYPKALQDQSQRGSLFTLFLNNPLMAFLFVSGLSSMRRGLWEKCQDYLRKINRDIAQLLTHSRSIDQSFLQFFGDEFLRLLLTRFIFCSATMRMHKIFRQETRNYPESYPQLPRDETVENPHLQKHILELASILDVRNVFLENTLDDY, encoded by the exons ATGTCATCAGGGGGAGCTGAAGATGATATTCCtcaagcagagagaaaaacgGTGACAGACTTTTGCTACTTATTGGATAAATCTAAGCAGCTCTTCAATGGCTTAAG GGATTTACCTCAGTATGGGCAGAAGCAGTGGCAATCCTATTTTGGGCGAACATTTGATGTTTACACCAAACTCTGGAAGTTCCAACAGCAGCACCG ACAAGTATTGGACAATCGGTATGGGTTGAAGAGGTGGCAAATTGGGGAAATTGCTTCCAAGATTGGGCAGCTCTATTACCATTATTA CCTGCGCACCTCTGAAACCAGCTATCTCAACGAGGCTTTCTCCTTCTACTCAGCCATCAGGCAGAGGTCCTACTACTCCCAGGTCAACAAAGAGGACAG GCCTGAATTAGTGGTTAAGAAGCTGCGTTACTATGCAAGGTTCATAGTGGTTTGTCTCCTGCTCAACAAGATGGATGTTGTAAAGGACCTTGTAAAG GAGCTGTCAGATGAAATTGAAGACTACACTCATCGTTTCAATACTGAAGATCAGGTGGAGTGGAACCTGGTTCTTCAGGAAGTGGCAGCATTTATTGAG GCAGACCCTGTCATGGTTTTAAATGATGACAACACCATTGTAATCACCTCTAACAGGCTTTCTGAGACGGGAGCTCCgttgctggagcaggggatgaTAGTGGGACAGCTTGCTCTTGCAGATGCGCTCATTATTGGGAACTGCAACAACCAG GTCAAGTTCAGTGAACTGACAATCGACATGTTCCGaatgctgcaggctctggagagggAACCCATGAACTTGGCATCTCAAATGAACAAACCCGGAATGCAG GAGTCAACAGAGAAACCAGCCAGGCGGGAAAACCCccataaatacctactttataaACCAACTTTTAGCCAGCTATATACATTTTTAGCAGCATCATTTAAG gagctgcctgccaACAGCGTGCTGCTGATTTACCTGTCTGCCACGGGCGTGTTCCCATCAGGTCGTTCGGATAGTGAAG GTCCCTACGATTTCGGGGGAGTGCTGACCAACAGCAACCGCGACATCATCAACGGGGACGCCCTGCACAAGCGCAACCAGGCCTACAAGGAGATGCACTG CCTTCACCCTGGAGATCTCTACCCTTTCACCAGAAAGCCCCTGTTCATCATCGTGGATTCTTCCAACAGCGTTGCCTACAAG AATTTCACAAACTTATTTGGACAGCCATTGGTGTGCTTGCTTTCTCCAACAGCATATCCAAAAGCATTACAAG atcAGTCTCAGCGGGGTAGCCTCTTCACACTCTTTCTGAACAATCCCTTAATGGCATTCCTGTTTGTCTCTGGATTATCAAGCATGCGCCGAGGATTGTGGGAGAAGTGTCAGGATTACCTCCGGAAAATCAACCGGGACATTGCCCAGCTGCTGACCCACTCCCGCTCCATAG ATCAGTCCTTCCTTCAGTTTTTTGGGGATGAATTCCTTCGCTTGCTTCTCACGAGATTTATCTTCTGTTCGGCTACGATGAGGATGCACAAAATCTTCCGG CAGGAGACTCGAAATTATCCCGAATCTTATCCTCAGCTGCCAAGAGATGAAACGGTGGAGAACCCTCACCTCCAAAAGCACATTTTGGAGCTGGCTTCCATTCTGGATGTTAGGAATGTTTTCCTGGAAAACACACTTGATGACTATTAA
- the SCAI gene encoding protein SCAI isoform X2: MSSGGAEDDIPQAERKTVTDFCYLLDKSKQLFNGLRDLPQYGQKQWQSYFGRTFDVYTKLWKFQQQHRQVLDNRYGLKRWQIGEIASKIGQLYYHYYLRTSETSYLNEAFSFYSAIRQRSYYSQVNKEDRPELVVKKLRYYARFIVVCLLLNKMDVVKDLVKELSDEIEDYTHRFNTEDQVEWNLVLQEVAAFIEADPVMVLNDDNTIVITSNRLSETGAPLLEQGMIVGQLALADALIIGNCNNQVKFSELTIDMFRMLQALEREPMNLASQMNKPGMQESTEKPARRENPHKYLLYKPTFSQLYTFLAASFKELPANSVLLIYLSATGVFPSGRSDSEGPYDFGGVLTNSNRDIINGDALHKRNQAYKEMHCLHPGDLYPFTRKPLFIIVDSSNSVAYKNFTNLFGQPLVCLLSPTAYPKALQDQSQRGSLFTLFLNNPLMAFLFVSGLSSMRRGLWEKCQDYLRKINRDIAQLLTHSRSIDQSFLQFFGDEFLRLLLTRFIFCSATMRMHKIFRETRNYPESYPQLPRDETVENPHLQKHILELASILDVRNVFLENTLDDY, from the exons ATGTCATCAGGGGGAGCTGAAGATGATATTCCtcaagcagagagaaaaacgGTGACAGACTTTTGCTACTTATTGGATAAATCTAAGCAGCTCTTCAATGGCTTAAG GGATTTACCTCAGTATGGGCAGAAGCAGTGGCAATCCTATTTTGGGCGAACATTTGATGTTTACACCAAACTCTGGAAGTTCCAACAGCAGCACCG ACAAGTATTGGACAATCGGTATGGGTTGAAGAGGTGGCAAATTGGGGAAATTGCTTCCAAGATTGGGCAGCTCTATTACCATTATTA CCTGCGCACCTCTGAAACCAGCTATCTCAACGAGGCTTTCTCCTTCTACTCAGCCATCAGGCAGAGGTCCTACTACTCCCAGGTCAACAAAGAGGACAG GCCTGAATTAGTGGTTAAGAAGCTGCGTTACTATGCAAGGTTCATAGTGGTTTGTCTCCTGCTCAACAAGATGGATGTTGTAAAGGACCTTGTAAAG GAGCTGTCAGATGAAATTGAAGACTACACTCATCGTTTCAATACTGAAGATCAGGTGGAGTGGAACCTGGTTCTTCAGGAAGTGGCAGCATTTATTGAG GCAGACCCTGTCATGGTTTTAAATGATGACAACACCATTGTAATCACCTCTAACAGGCTTTCTGAGACGGGAGCTCCgttgctggagcaggggatgaTAGTGGGACAGCTTGCTCTTGCAGATGCGCTCATTATTGGGAACTGCAACAACCAG GTCAAGTTCAGTGAACTGACAATCGACATGTTCCGaatgctgcaggctctggagagggAACCCATGAACTTGGCATCTCAAATGAACAAACCCGGAATGCAG GAGTCAACAGAGAAACCAGCCAGGCGGGAAAACCCccataaatacctactttataaACCAACTTTTAGCCAGCTATATACATTTTTAGCAGCATCATTTAAG gagctgcctgccaACAGCGTGCTGCTGATTTACCTGTCTGCCACGGGCGTGTTCCCATCAGGTCGTTCGGATAGTGAAG GTCCCTACGATTTCGGGGGAGTGCTGACCAACAGCAACCGCGACATCATCAACGGGGACGCCCTGCACAAGCGCAACCAGGCCTACAAGGAGATGCACTG CCTTCACCCTGGAGATCTCTACCCTTTCACCAGAAAGCCCCTGTTCATCATCGTGGATTCTTCCAACAGCGTTGCCTACAAG AATTTCACAAACTTATTTGGACAGCCATTGGTGTGCTTGCTTTCTCCAACAGCATATCCAAAAGCATTACAAG atcAGTCTCAGCGGGGTAGCCTCTTCACACTCTTTCTGAACAATCCCTTAATGGCATTCCTGTTTGTCTCTGGATTATCAAGCATGCGCCGAGGATTGTGGGAGAAGTGTCAGGATTACCTCCGGAAAATCAACCGGGACATTGCCCAGCTGCTGACCCACTCCCGCTCCATAG ATCAGTCCTTCCTTCAGTTTTTTGGGGATGAATTCCTTCGCTTGCTTCTCACGAGATTTATCTTCTGTTCGGCTACGATGAGGATGCACAAAATCTTCCGG GAGACTCGAAATTATCCCGAATCTTATCCTCAGCTGCCAAGAGATGAAACGGTGGAGAACCCTCACCTCCAAAAGCACATTTTGGAGCTGGCTTCCATTCTGGATGTTAGGAATGTTTTCCTGGAAAACACACTTGATGACTATTAA
- the SCAI gene encoding protein SCAI isoform X3: MSSGGAEDDIPQAERKTVTDFCYLLDKSKQLFNGLRDLPQYGQKQWQSYFGRTFDVYTKLWKFQQQHRQVLDNRYGLKRWQIGEIASKIGQLYYHYYLRTSETSYLNEAFSFYSAIRQRSYYSQVNKEDRPELVVKKLRYYARFIVVCLLLNKMDVVKDLVKELSDEIEDYTHRFNTEDQVEWNLVLQEVAAFIEADPVMVLNDDNTIVITSNRLSETGAPLLEQGMIVGQLALADALIIGNCNNQVKFSELTIDMFRMLQALEREPMNLASQMNKPGMQESTEKPARRENPHKYLLYKPTFSQLYTFLAASFKELPANSVLLIYLSATGVFPSGPYDFGGVLTNSNRDIINGDALHKRNQAYKEMHCLHPGDLYPFTRKPLFIIVDSSNSVAYKNFTNLFGQPLVCLLSPTAYPKALQDQSQRGSLFTLFLNNPLMAFLFVSGLSSMRRGLWEKCQDYLRKINRDIAQLLTHSRSIDQSFLQFFGDEFLRLLLTRFIFCSATMRMHKIFRQETRNYPESYPQLPRDETVENPHLQKHILELASILDVRNVFLENTLDDY; this comes from the exons ATGTCATCAGGGGGAGCTGAAGATGATATTCCtcaagcagagagaaaaacgGTGACAGACTTTTGCTACTTATTGGATAAATCTAAGCAGCTCTTCAATGGCTTAAG GGATTTACCTCAGTATGGGCAGAAGCAGTGGCAATCCTATTTTGGGCGAACATTTGATGTTTACACCAAACTCTGGAAGTTCCAACAGCAGCACCG ACAAGTATTGGACAATCGGTATGGGTTGAAGAGGTGGCAAATTGGGGAAATTGCTTCCAAGATTGGGCAGCTCTATTACCATTATTA CCTGCGCACCTCTGAAACCAGCTATCTCAACGAGGCTTTCTCCTTCTACTCAGCCATCAGGCAGAGGTCCTACTACTCCCAGGTCAACAAAGAGGACAG GCCTGAATTAGTGGTTAAGAAGCTGCGTTACTATGCAAGGTTCATAGTGGTTTGTCTCCTGCTCAACAAGATGGATGTTGTAAAGGACCTTGTAAAG GAGCTGTCAGATGAAATTGAAGACTACACTCATCGTTTCAATACTGAAGATCAGGTGGAGTGGAACCTGGTTCTTCAGGAAGTGGCAGCATTTATTGAG GCAGACCCTGTCATGGTTTTAAATGATGACAACACCATTGTAATCACCTCTAACAGGCTTTCTGAGACGGGAGCTCCgttgctggagcaggggatgaTAGTGGGACAGCTTGCTCTTGCAGATGCGCTCATTATTGGGAACTGCAACAACCAG GTCAAGTTCAGTGAACTGACAATCGACATGTTCCGaatgctgcaggctctggagagggAACCCATGAACTTGGCATCTCAAATGAACAAACCCGGAATGCAG GAGTCAACAGAGAAACCAGCCAGGCGGGAAAACCCccataaatacctactttataaACCAACTTTTAGCCAGCTATATACATTTTTAGCAGCATCATTTAAG gagctgcctgccaACAGCGTGCTGCTGATTTACCTGTCTGCCACGGGCGTGTTCCCATCAG GTCCCTACGATTTCGGGGGAGTGCTGACCAACAGCAACCGCGACATCATCAACGGGGACGCCCTGCACAAGCGCAACCAGGCCTACAAGGAGATGCACTG CCTTCACCCTGGAGATCTCTACCCTTTCACCAGAAAGCCCCTGTTCATCATCGTGGATTCTTCCAACAGCGTTGCCTACAAG AATTTCACAAACTTATTTGGACAGCCATTGGTGTGCTTGCTTTCTCCAACAGCATATCCAAAAGCATTACAAG atcAGTCTCAGCGGGGTAGCCTCTTCACACTCTTTCTGAACAATCCCTTAATGGCATTCCTGTTTGTCTCTGGATTATCAAGCATGCGCCGAGGATTGTGGGAGAAGTGTCAGGATTACCTCCGGAAAATCAACCGGGACATTGCCCAGCTGCTGACCCACTCCCGCTCCATAG ATCAGTCCTTCCTTCAGTTTTTTGGGGATGAATTCCTTCGCTTGCTTCTCACGAGATTTATCTTCTGTTCGGCTACGATGAGGATGCACAAAATCTTCCGG CAGGAGACTCGAAATTATCCCGAATCTTATCCTCAGCTGCCAAGAGATGAAACGGTGGAGAACCCTCACCTCCAAAAGCACATTTTGGAGCTGGCTTCCATTCTGGATGTTAGGAATGTTTTCCTGGAAAACACACTTGATGACTATTAA